The nucleotide window AAGGCCTTGCCAGGACTGAAAAAGATTGGTGTGAGCTCAGTGCTTTTGCGTAAGATCATCGGCACCTTGGAAGTGAGCTGTGGTGTGGTCCTCACCCTGGTTCCAGGGAAACCCAAAGACGTGGCCAACTTCCTGCTCCTGCTGGTCATGCTGGCCGTGCTGTTCTTCCACCAGCTGGTGGGGGATCCCCTCAAACGCTATGCCCACGCCCTGGTGTTCGGCATCCTGCTCACGTGTCGCCTGCTCATCGCCCGCCAGAGCGACGACCGGCCAGAGCGGGAGGAGAGCCGGGAAGCGCAAGTTGGCGCCCAGGAAAAGAACAAAGTCAAGCTCTCCTAGTCCTGCCTCTCCCCCCTGGCTTGGCCGGAGGACA belongs to Alosa sapidissima isolate fAloSap1 chromosome 20, fAloSap1.pri, whole genome shotgun sequence and includes:
- the tmem35 gene encoding transmembrane protein 35A codes for the protein MASPRTITIVALSFALGLFFVFMGTIKLTPRLSKDAYNEMKRAYKSYAKALPGLKKIGVSSVLLRKIIGTLEVSCGVVLTLVPGKPKDVANFLLLLVMLAVLFFHQLVGDPLKRYAHALVFGILLTCRLLIARQSDDRPEREESREAQVGAQEKNKVKLS